The region GACGCAAAGAAATAATCAATCTGGTTTGATCTGCTTTCTTTTCCTGAAACAGTTTTGTACAAAGGCTCATAAGCTCCTGCTTCTCCAACCACAATTTTAGCTTCTAAATTTTTGGCCTGCAATTTTGGAGATAAGATGTTTACAAAACTGTAAATGTTAGCATTAGTTGCAGGAGAACCTTCCTGTCCTGAACCGTCCCATTCGTATTGCGGTTCATTAAACGGGCTCACGTAATCAATTGTTAAACCGTGTTCTGTCTTTAATTTATCTAAAGAGGTTACCCAGAAATCAGCTAAATCGGGCATTTTTCCATCTTTTAAATTATAAAATTCTTTAATAGAAGCATGTGCTTTTCCGTTTTGAGTCAGATAAACCGGAGCACTGTTGGCGAAAGCTAATAATTTATCGACACCACGTTCTCTAGCAGCTTTCATAAACCAAACCTGACCGGCTTGTTTTGTCATATCATATGTAACTCCGTTTGTGGTAAAACATTCCGATCTTCTCCATTCATCTGTAATGTCACTGGTTTCGCCTTGTTCTGCACTTCCGGCTCCAAGATTAAAACGCCATAATGATAATCCAATCCCTTTTGGATTTCCGTCAGCATCTAAACCTTGGCTAAACAATAAATCAGCTATTTTATTTCTTTTATCTGTCGGCCAGTTTTTTCCAATAAAATTACATTGCCACGCATCCGAAGCTCCAAAACTCTCCATTGTCTGAAGATTCATATCCAGGCTCACATTTAATTCTGTTACAGCATTTTCTGAACCTGAATTTTCAGATTTTTCAGAGTCACAGCCCACAAAAAAAGAGCTTGCGAAAAGTAAGCCTGCACACAGCAAGCCTACTTTATTTTGATTGTTCCATTTCATCTTAGTATCCAGGATTTTGTTTAATTACATTTCCACTCAAATCGATTTCAACTTGAGGAATTGGCCACAATAAGTTTTTCGCAGGGTTAAAATTGATTCCTTTATCCTGAGGTTCTCTTAAGTTTGTGGTTTCATATGGGTCAGTCGAATTCAAATTGTATTGTACAAAAGTTCCGTTTGGTCCCATTAATGATTCAATAACCGGTCTTCCTGTTGTTGGATCTTTCTCACGACGAATGTCAAATAAACGTAATCCCTCAAAAGCCAGTTCCAAACGACGTTCTTTATAGATTTGTCTTAAAAGTGTTGGACCTGAAATTCCTGTTTTTGGATCTAATTTTACACGTGCTCTAATTACATTAATATCTGCCAAAGCATCTCCTCCTGTATGATAATTCGCTTCTGCTCTTGTTAAATACATTTCAGCCAAACGAATCAACGGAATATTTAATGGCAGGTGTCCGTCTTTTTTATCTAAAGAGCGACGAGTAGCAATTGGAATATAATATTTACGGCAAATACGTCCGGATTTATTATCATTTAAACTGAATTTATGCGT is a window of Flavobacterium crocinum DNA encoding:
- a CDS encoding glycoside hydrolase: MKWNNQNKVGLLCAGLLFASSFFVGCDSEKSENSGSENAVTELNVSLDMNLQTMESFGASDAWQCNFIGKNWPTDKRNKIADLLFSQGLDADGNPKGIGLSLWRFNLGAGSAEQGETSDITDEWRRSECFTTNGVTYDMTKQAGQVWFMKAARERGVDKLLAFANSAPVYLTQNGKAHASIKEFYNLKDGKMPDLADFWVTSLDKLKTEHGLTIDYVSPFNEPQYEWDGSGQEGSPATNANIYSFVNILSPKLQAKNLEAKIVVGEAGAYEPLYKTVSGKESRSNQIDYFFASNSSKKITGLSNVKKTISGHSYWQAWPLSTLISSRQEAASRIQSVGGVSLWSSEYCVLESPGTAELPGGAGAGRDLGMSLALWTARIISTDIAVGGVTSWQWWTAISRGDYKDGLIHVDDGASNGAGNADYCKNDGYIRDSKTLWALGNFSFFVKPGMVRVMIPGIDNTAELNNVMVTAYKDVANKKLVVVAVNISKSAKAYKLNLAGGTVTDNKLTPYITSETLSLKKGTTVDISGFEIPARSVVTYVGTYK